In Anaerolineales bacterium, one DNA window encodes the following:
- a CDS encoding DMT family transporter — protein sequence MRIKADLTLLLVSIIWGSAFVAQRVAGQMGSVYQFNGARYLLAALVVMPFAWRSLQTVNDASQAASRTHMPREQYTWMFVAGFFLFLGSAFQQAGMVYTTAGNAGFITSLYVVLVPIALFLFWGEKPHWMSIVAVGLAGTGAFLLSTGGKFELHLGDALELIGALFWTFHVIILGKYASKFEAMSFSVGQLIVCGLLNLCVGVVVEPMMPYDPQLMFAIAYTALFSLGLCYTLQVWAQRHTPPADAALILSLESVFAVLAGWLLLDETLIAIQIFGCALIFVAVMLSQFKEWTSGTIDRDHLVEGH from the coding sequence ATGCGCATCAAAGCCGACCTGACCCTCCTGCTCGTCTCCATCATCTGGGGCTCCGCCTTCGTTGCCCAGCGCGTGGCGGGACAGATGGGCAGCGTCTATCAATTCAACGGGGCGCGCTACCTGCTTGCCGCGCTGGTCGTTATGCCGTTTGCGTGGCGGTCATTGCAGACGGTTAATGACGCAAGCCAGGCTGCAAGCCGGACCCACATGCCGCGCGAGCAATACACATGGATGTTCGTGGCGGGCTTCTTCCTCTTTTTGGGGAGCGCGTTCCAGCAGGCGGGCATGGTCTACACCACGGCGGGCAACGCGGGTTTCATCACAAGTTTGTACGTGGTGCTGGTACCGATTGCGTTGTTCCTGTTCTGGGGCGAAAAGCCGCATTGGATGTCCATCGTCGCGGTGGGGCTGGCAGGCACGGGCGCATTTCTCCTGTCCACGGGTGGGAAGTTTGAACTTCACCTCGGCGACGCACTCGAACTGATCGGCGCATTGTTCTGGACGTTCCACGTCATTATTCTGGGAAAATACGCATCCAAATTCGAGGCGATGTCCTTTTCGGTCGGTCAATTGATCGTGTGCGGACTGCTGAACCTCTGCGTCGGTGTGGTCGTCGAGCCGATGATGCCGTACGATCCGCAACTGATGTTTGCCATCGCCTACACGGCCCTGTTCTCGCTCGGGCTGTGTTACACACTGCAAGTCTGGGCGCAGCGGCATACGCCTCCCGCCGATGCGGCGTTGATATTGAGCCTCGAATCTGTGTTTGCGGTGCTGGCGGGTTGGCTGCTGCTGGATGAAACGCTGATCGCGATCCAGATCTTTGGCTGTGCGTTGATCTTTGTGGCGGTCATGCTCTCCCAGTTCAAGGAGTGGACATCAGGTACAATTGACCGTGACCATTTGGTTGAGGGGCACTGA
- a CDS encoding GNAT family N-acetyltransferase, whose amino-acid sequence MSSDELDLSFHPLTQKLWRDFEILFGERGACGGCWCMFWKLRGKAFDENKGDGNRQMQKSIVDAKIAPGLIAYSEGYPVGWVAVEPRSQYPKLAHSRVLKPVDDQDVWSVTCFFIEKNHRRRGIAVELLKAAIKHVKKHGGKIVEGYPLDSKTNQPAPFLFTGTASAYVKAGFKEVARNAPTRPIFRFVIE is encoded by the coding sequence ATGAGCTCTGACGAACTTGACCTTTCCTTTCATCCGCTCACACAAAAGCTGTGGCGCGATTTCGAGATTCTGTTCGGCGAGCGCGGTGCCTGCGGCGGATGCTGGTGCATGTTCTGGAAACTGCGCGGTAAGGCCTTCGATGAAAACAAAGGCGACGGGAACAGGCAGATGCAAAAGTCCATTGTGGATGCGAAGATTGCTCCAGGTTTGATCGCCTATTCCGAAGGATATCCCGTCGGCTGGGTGGCAGTCGAGCCGCGCAGTCAATATCCAAAACTGGCTCATTCGCGCGTCCTCAAACCAGTTGACGATCAGGATGTGTGGTCTGTCACCTGTTTCTTTATCGAAAAGAATCACCGCCGCCGGGGGATTGCGGTTGAATTGCTGAAAGCCGCAATAAAACATGTGAAGAAGCATGGCGGTAAAATTGTGGAAGGGTACCCGCTGGATTCAAAGACGAACCAGCCCGCCCCATTCCTGTTTACCGGCACGGCATCGGCATATGTAAAAGCAGGCTTCAAGGAAGTTGCGCGGAATGCACCGACGCGCCCCATCTTTCGGTTTGTGATCGAATAA
- a CDS encoding DUF1905 domain-containing protein, protein MVIKFEGKIFHWRGPAPYLFVAVPAEQSQEIKAVSGLVTYGWGVIPVHVRVGKTEWKTSLFPKDGSYLVPIRMSAQKAENLKEGDNVTIQLEIRL, encoded by the coding sequence ATGGTCATCAAGTTCGAAGGCAAAATTTTCCACTGGCGCGGTCCCGCTCCCTATCTCTTCGTCGCCGTTCCAGCAGAGCAGAGCCAGGAAATAAAAGCAGTATCAGGATTGGTGACGTATGGTTGGGGAGTGATTCCCGTCCACGTGCGCGTCGGCAAAACCGAGTGGAAAACGTCCCTCTTCCCCAAAGATGGCAGTTACCTTGTACCCATCCGAATGAGTGCCCAAAAAGCGGAGAATCTCAAAGAGGGCGACAATGTGACAATACAGCTTGAAATTCGTTTATAA